The Bdellovibrio sp. ZAP7 DNA segment AACAAGACTGCAAACCAAAAGAAAAAATTCCGATAAGAACCCAATGGCAGCAGACTTTCAGAAGATCAACATTCCAACGATAGAGGACAAAGCCGGTGGCTTCCGCCGTCAGTATCCGCGTCGTGTGATGAAACGTAAAGTAGGCGTCCTTTGCGAGGGTTCCTATTTTATCGTGGAATCGGGAGAGATCGGTGAAGGTGGTATGTCGATTATTTCTGAATTCCTGCTCAATGAAAACGACGAAGTCGTCGTGAGCTTTCAAATCCCTCAGGGGGATTTCGTGTTCCTGCGTGGAGTGGTTCGTTCCACACAAAAAAAACAGGGTGACGCGACGGTCACCCATGGTCTTAGCTTTAGCAATATTAACTTTGCTACCAAAAGACAAATTCGTGCCTTTGTATCAGCGCGAACTCATTCCTCTTCTCAGGCTGCTTAAATAGAAAAGGGCGACTCAACGGTCACCCAATTTCTAACTCAAAATTATAAGCCACCTCTGACAAAGTCAGAGATTAATCCAATTACTTCGCAGTTGCGCGAGTAGAAAGACGGCTGATTTTGCGAGAAGCAGTTTCTTTTTTGATAACGCCAGTTTTAGCAGCTTTCATCACTTGAGAAGTGAAGTTTTTCAACAACTCAGGAAGAGCTTTCACGTCTTTAGCTTCGATAGCTTTAACTAGTTTTTTTTCAGCTGTTTTTACAGTGCTTTTACGAGCATTGTTTACTGCTGTTTTACGGATAGATTGACGAGCTCTTTTTGCTGCTGACTTATGATTTGCCAAGGTATAGCCTCCACTTAATCTTTATAAACGAACCAAAGGGATTAACATAGGGTGTCTGTGGAGGCAAGCGGATTAAAAGAAGATCGCAAAAAGGTCTTCAAAAGAGCCTTTTTCATGGCGGGCGGGACCCTAACGAGCCGCGTTTTGGGCCTATTCCGCGATATGGCTCTGGCTGCCCTCTTTGACCGTACGGTCACCGATGCGTGGACCGCGGCGTTTCGCTTACCCAATCTTTTCCGTCGGCTTTTTGGCGAAGGCTCTCTCTCTGTGAGCTTTATTCCCGTTTTTATTGATGCTCAGGCCGAAGATGCCTCCGGTTACAGATCCCGAAACCTTATAAATGCCATTTACACATTGTTACTGATTTTCCTGGGCGGAATGACCCTGTGGGGAATTATCAGCATGGAGCCGCTGTTAAAGCTGCTTTTAGCGGATAATTACGTGCTCGACGTTGATAAATGGAATCTGACGGTGCGTATGGCGCGAATCATGTTTGGTTTCGTGTTTTTCGTCTGTTCCTACGCTTATTTCATGGGCATTTTGAATGCCTTGGGGAGCTTTGCTTTGCCGGCCTTGGCGCCCGCTCTTTTGAATATTTCGATGCTGGTTTTTACCTTTATGCCGGGAACGTGGTTTCCTGAAATCGGGGACGGCCTGGCTTGGGGTGTGTTTATCGGTGGGTTGCTGCAAGCCGTGATTTTATGGTGGGCCCTGCGCGAGAGAAACTATCTACCGCGATTCACCCGAAAGCTTTGGAATTCCGATGTGCGCTTGGTTTTAAAAAACATGGTGCCGGGTCTTTTAGGGGCGGGGCTGCTGCAACTTGCGACCTTGGTGAACTTACATTTTGCGAGTGGTCTGGGTGAGGGGGCACTGTCTTATATTTACTGGGCCGATCGCTTACTGGAGCTTCCGTTGTCGTTGGTGGCAGTGAGTATTGGTACCGCGTTGTTGCCGACCCTAAGTGATCTGGCTCAACGAAAACAAAAAGAGCAGTTTCAATCGGTGCTTCAAGAACACTTTTTAATGAACTTGTATTTGGCGTGGCCCGCGGCGGTGGGGTTGTTTTGTCTGGCTCAGCCGATTGTAGAAGTACTTTTTTATCGCGGGCATTTCAGTGCCGCGGATGCCGTGGGTACGACAATGGTTCTTAAGATTTATGCGATCAGTTTGATTTTGGTTTCCTCGGTCCGAGTTTTGATTCCTGCATTTTATGCTGTGAAGAACACCTGGGTGCCCGCAGTGACTTCTTTGTTGGGCTTAGCTCTGCATATTACGATGGCGCCTTTCTGGATTCAGTCTTTGGGACTGCAAGGATTGGTGGTTTCAAGTTTGGTTGCAGCCGCGGCACAGCTCATCATGATTTTAGGTTTGATGGGATTGTATTCAGTCGGCATGAATTGGTGGGCTATGGCTAAAGAGCTTGCGAAAATCCTGGTGGCGGGTTTGATGATGGCGGTCTTTGCTGGAAGCATGGCTGATGCGGTGACGGCGACTTCATCAAGTTTGCTCAAGACGGTTTTTTTGGTGGGTGTTATTTCCGTCTGTGTTCTGGTGTATGGCTACACGTCTATGAAAATGAAAGTCGAGCAGGGGAGGTTCCTGCTCGACTTTGTAAAACGTAAAAAAACTTAAGCTTCGATCATTGATTTATCGATACCCAATACCAATTTGTTCAGCTCTACAGTCAATCCTTGAGCCGTCGTTGCAAGACCATTGATCTCGCCACCCGTGGCTGCGATTTCTTCTGAAGAAGCTGCGTTTGATTGAGAAGCCTGATCCAATTGATTCATAGCTTTACTTATTTGTTGGATACCTGTTGTTTGCTCACCACTCGCAGCGGCGATTTCATTATTCAAGTCAGAAACCTTTTTGATCGAGTTTACGATGTTGGCAAGAACGGTTCCGCTTTGATCCGCAATTTCACTTCCGCGTTCGATCTGAGAAACGGATTCCTTAATCAAAGATGAAATATCTTTTGCCGAGGCAGCACTACGTTGCGCCAATGCCCGAACGGCTTCTGCCACGACGGCAAAGCCTTTACCTTGTTCGCCGGCACGAGCGGCTTCCACCGCTGCGTTTAAGGCCAACAGATTCGTTTGGAAGGCGATATCATCGATGACTGAAATGATCTCTTCGATTTTCCTAGAAGACTGCGAGATCTGAGTCATTGCTGTGATCAGATTTTTGATGTCCGTTTCGCCTTCTTCAGCTGCCTGTCGTGAAGAGCCGGAAAGACTTGCCGCCTGTTTGGCATTGTCAGAGTTCATTTGCACCATGGATGTTAATTCCTCGAGGGCCGCAACTGTTTCTTCAAGGGAAGCGGCAGCTTCAGTTGAGGAATGGGAAAGACTGCTGCTAGCTTCGCTAAGTTGCTCGACCGAAGAGGCTACATTAGAGCTGGCGTCGGTTAAGCGGCTTGCGATGGAAGCGACAGCTCCTGACATGCGCGCAGCCAACAGACAAAGGATAGAAAAGATAGCGATACCCGCAACGACCGAAGTCGCGATTAGCATATTCGCGGCTTCTTTTTGAAGAGCTTTAGCCTCAAGTTCTTGTTTTTCAGATGTATCCTCGTAAAGTTTTGCAACGTCACGATTGAAGTTACGAACGATACCGCCGAATTTTGTGTAGGGACCCTTCAAAAGTATACGCGCTTCTTTTATTTTTTCAGGATCGTTTGTTTTAACCAGTTCAAGAATAGAGTCCATGGCCTTATAGAAATCTCCAATGACAACCTTAGCTGGCTCGAACATCTGAGCTTCCGTAGGCAAAAACGGTGCTTCTGAGTAAGACTTGTAGTTAGATTTAAATTCTTCAACACCTTCCAGTGCTGAAGTGATCGCTTTGGCTCGGTCCGTGTCGTTATCGGCATCCATCGCAGCAAGAGCTTGATAAGCGAATTTATTGCGCGCCTGGCGCATTTCGCCCATATACTGAAGATTTGGCACGATCGTGTTGCTATAGACTGTCAGCATGGCATTGTAACGGTTGACCGTCACAGTCGAAACTCCAAACAAGATGGCGAAGCCGATAATGGGGAGGATCGCCGTAAACATCAGACGACCTTTAATACCTCTGAACCAACTTGAAATACCCTGTGATTGCATATGAACCTCTATGGTCTTGTGGTGCATTCGTACAAGAAGGTTCATGAAGTGGAAAATTGAACTGTTAATAGGCGGGGAGCAGTCCCCACCTAAGATTACTTATTAGAATCCGTCAGTGGTGCCCACTTTGCGATCTGATTCCTCATCAAAAGGGATCATATCAGAGGCAGTTGAGGGAGCTGGCGCGCTCTTTTTCGGAGGGGCCATCGCTGTTACAGGCTTTTTGAAAGGAATGACCTTTTTCGAAGTCGTTGCAGCACGGGACTTTTTCACAGGACTCTCTGTAGGAGTCATCGCCGGAATGTCGGAGGTTCCATAGATCACTTGGCCCAGTTCCACAGTCAGGTTCTGAGTTGTCGTTGCTAGATTATTGATCTCTCCACTAGTTGCAGCAATTTCCTCTGCGGATGCTGCATTGGACTGAGATGACTGATCCAATTGATTCATGGCTTTACTGATTTGCTGAATACCTGTTGTTTGCTCGGAACTTGCTGCCGCGATTTCGTTATTCAGATCAGAAACTTTTTTGATCGAGCTTACGATGTTAGATAGGACCGCACCGCTTTCATCAGCAATTCTGCTACCATTTTCAATTTGCGAAACGGAGTCTTTGATTAATGAAGAGATGTCTTTGGCAGAAGAAGCACTTCTTTGTGCCAGAGCACGAACCGCTTCAGCAACTACGGCAAAGCCTTTACCTTGTTCACCGGCACGAGCTGCCTCGACTGCGGCATTCAGTGCTAATAAGTTTGTTTGGAAGGCGATGTCATCAATAACAGAGATGATTTCTTCAATTTTACGTGAAGATTGAGAGATTTCGGTCATAGCTGTGATCAAGCTTTTAATATCATTTTCACCAGCTTCAGCATTCTGACGGGAAGTGGCTGAAAGGCCCGCCGCTTGCTTCGCATTGTCTGAATTCATTTGCACCATCGACGTCAGCTCTTCAAGAGCTGCAACGGTTTCTTCAAGGGATGCCGCAGCTTCCGTGGAAGATTGGGAAAGGCTGTTGCCGGCTTCATTGAGTTGTTCAACAGCTGAGGCGACCTGTGCTGAAGACTCCGACAAACTGCTTGCGACGTGACCGACAGATTTTGAAAGTCGGATAGCAATGAATAAAAGGATTGAGAAAATTGCCAAACAGGAAACACCTGTTGTCATTAGAATGATAGTGCTGGACTTGGCAATAGTGCTTTTTGCTTCGGCAGAGTTCGCTTGGGCTGTTTTGTCATAGTACTTCATAGCAGAGCCTGCCATTTGATGCATGATTTTTCCAAGCTCCCACAGACGTCCATCCATTAGGTCTTGAACTTGTTTATGGTCTTCTGCTTTATTGGAGTCTGCCAAGCTTGCGACTTTATCCAAAAGGCCCAGATATTCATCAAGGACTGCATAGGCTTTCTTGTCGGTTTCTTGTAACTCTGGGGCGGCAGGAGCATTTTTGTAAAGCTCCATGTTCTCTTTAAATTCTTTGATACCCTCGCGAGCAAGCTTAATGCGCTCGTGACGTTTTTCTTCAGTCTCCATCGCTAAGGCTGCAAAAATCTGATAACCGAATTTATTCCGAGCCTGGCGCATTTCACCAACAGCTGTCAGGTTCGGAATTGTATCTCCGTTTGCGATATTCAGCAAAGTACCTAAGCTATTCATGCTCGAGCTAGAAATGACGTAATTAATGGCAAAACCCACCATTGGAAGGCAGGCAGCGAATAACAGTTTTCCCTTGATCCCACGGAACCACGAAGACAATGAAGTCTGATTCATGATAGCAGTCCTTATATTTTATTTTGAAGTTGCACGAGGAGAAGGTGCCTGATGAAGTAATTTTCGGTCCGAATCAAGGAAACTTGAAGTCTAGTTCTTGTATTTCAGTCAAAATGTGGAAAAAAAGGGAGAAGAACCCATGGTTCGTTCTCCCTTTAAGAGTATTTTCTAAATTAAAGGATTTAAAAGCCGTCTGTCGTTCCGACCTTACGTGCGTCATCTTCATCGAACGGGATCATATCTGCAGCAGGAGTGGCTTTGGTTGCTTTAACAGGGCCGGATTTTACCGGTGGCTTTTTCATCGCAATAACTTTAGCAGTGTGTGCCTTTTGGGTTGGTTTGGCTTTCATGACCTTTTTAGGCTCGTGGATTTCCTCAGTGAATTGACCTTTACCCATAACTACTTCTGTTAATTCCACAGTCAGAGTTTGAGTCGTCGTCGCCAAGTTACTGATTTCGCCACTTGTTGCAGCTATTTCTTCTGCTGAAGCCGCATTTGATTGAGATGATTGGTCCAATTGATTCATGGCTTTGCTGATTTGCTGAATACCTGTCGTTTGTTCAGAGCTTGCCGCGGCGATCTCATTGTTAAGGTCAGAAACCTTTTTAATTGAACTTACGATGTTAGACAATACCGTACCGCTTTTATCTGCAATGTCGCTTCCGCGATCAATTTGCGAAACGGAATCTTTAATCAATGTGGAGATGTCTTTCGCAGAAGAAGCACTACGCTGTGCCAGCGCACGAACGGCTTCCGCAACCACTGCAAAGCCTTTACCCTGTTCTCCAGCGCGAGCAGCTTCAACCGCTGCATTCAGAGCCAAAAGATTCGTCTGGAAGGCGATATCGTCAATCACTGAGATAATCTCTTCGATTTTTTTGGAAGATTGAGAGATTTCTGTCATCGCCGTGATCAGGTTTTTAATATCGTTTTCACCGGATTCAGCAGACTGACGGGACGTTGCTGCCAAGCTTGCAGCTTGCTTCGCATTATCAGAATTCATTTGAACCATGGAAGTCAGTTCTTCCAAAGCTGCAACAGTTTCTTCCAAAGAGGCAGCTGATTCAGTCGAGGATTGAGAAAGATTGTTACCGGCGCTGTTCAATTGAACAACGGCTGCAGATACCTGGTGGCTGGATTCAGTCAGGCGATGTGCAACGCTGCCGACTGTTTTTGACAAACGTACGGCAATGAAAATTAAGAGCGAAAAGACAACTAGGCAAGTAGCCGTGGTTGTAGCAACGATGATCGTTGTTGCCTGTGACATTTTCATTTCAGCTGTCTTGGAATCACTTACGGACTGACTTTCAAAGTATTTTACAGCGGCTGAAGTCATCGCTTTTAGGATGTTGGCGTTTTCTTTCGCACGACCATGAAGAAGTGCAAGTGCTGCTTTGTCGGATTCTGCGGTGTTCTTATCTAACAGTGCAACGATCTCTTCCAAAGCTGCACGATAGAGGGGAGCCGCTTTATCACCAGCGTTGTCAGTAGCTTCGATTTCCTTAGGACTTGGGAGTTTTGTGTAATTGCCATAGGCTTCGAAGTATTCAGGAATAGTTGTGCGTGCCTCCTCAATATGTGCTTTTCGTTCCTGGGCATCTTGTGCATATATCGCGGCTAACGCCAAATAGTTGAATTTATTGCGAGCCTGGCGCATTTCACCAATTTCAATAAGGTTAGGAGTCGTCTCTGTATTCGCTTTGGTAAGCATCGCATTGATTGCTTTCATACTGCTGAAAGCGATAACAAAGATGATTGTAAAGCCGATGACGGGAAGTACCGCCGCAAAAAGAAGTTTTCCTTTGATGCCGCGAAACCAAGAGCTGAAAAATGCGTCGTTCATATGAGTATCCTATTTGTTGTTTCCTACTATTCGGTTAAGGGGGAGGGGTTATAAAGGTCTCTTGACAGATGTAATGGGAGAGTTCCGAAAATCTGGACGTAAACAAATAAAAAGAGATCAAGCCGGGGGACTTGATCTCTTGCGAAACTTTGAACTAAATGTGAAATTATTCGTGTTATTTAACTTCAGCCAAAGAGTTGTAAGAGTCGCTGATTTTTTGTTGGCGCTCTACTTCTTTAGTCCAGCGATTGACTTCGCCTTTGTATCCTTGCTCTTTGCCCTTCCATTCTTTTTCTTCGGAAGCCAGCTCACGGATTTTTTTGTTCACGTTGTCATATTGCTCTTTCAGAGTGTCACGACGAGACTGCCATACCTTTTTCTCTTCACCCAATTGGGACAATTGGTTTTGGTAGTCCTGAACGTTGTTTTCGCGTTTCTTTTGGTTTTCTTTGATCTTAGCGATCATAGCTTCCAATTCCGCGATTTTTTGGTTTTCCGCTGCTGTTTTGGATTGCTCGTCTTTGATCAAGCCTTGCAGTTCCATTTCCTGTTTACCAAGCTTTTGCATAGACTTCGTGTTTTCTTCAGCTTGGGCAGCCACTTCTTTTTGCTGGCTTTCCACGGAAGATTTAGCTTTGGCAACTTCATTCAAGTTACCTTCAACTGTTTTTAGATTTTTTTGATACTCTGACAAATTTGATTTTGAGTTGTTCAAGTTCGTCTTAATCCGCTCCAAGCCGTCTTTCGCTGTATTTTGTGCGAATGCAGCAGTGGAGAAGCTTAAAAGGACCGTCATTGCTGTTAATTTAAGAGATGTTTTCATAAGTATTTCCTTCCTTAGTGCTCATTCATGCCGGCTACAGAGTTATCCTGAGGGCATACGTTTTTCAAAGATGAACGGTAGTGACCAACTTCGTCTTCCCAGATTTCACCTTTAAATTTCCAGTTGAGGCTCTTTTCTTTCGCTACTTTAAGTTCTGGACGTTCTTTTTCGTTCACTTCGCCACCAGCCATTTGATAGCGGATGTGCTCACCAGCGCCCGAATACAATTCGTACTGAAGAACGTCATTTTGATCCAGAACGCGGTTCAAGTTGGCAACCATGTTTTTATAGTTGTCTTGAAGGGCTTTACCCGCTTCTACACGAAGCACGTCTTTTTCTTTCTCAATACGTGCGATACCTTGAGTACGCAGGTTTTTGATCGAAGTACGGGCTTTGTTGGCGATGTGGTACTGGATTGAATAGCTCAAAAGCTTTTTATCAGCATCAAGGACAGCGGAAGATGGAGCCGCACCTGGCTTCATTTTAGCTTTCGCCGCGACTAAAGCTTTGCTGGCTTCATTTTTCTTCGTCAGGAAATCTTTTTCCATTTTAATCAATGTGAAAGAGATTTTGTTGAACTTCGTAATCTCGTCTTCATAGTTGTTGATCTGTTTTTGAACAGATACGAAACCAGGGTGACGAGCCAGTTCCACGATGAAAGCACGTGGCAAGCCATCAACTTCTTTCAAGTCAGAGTTTTTAGCCCAGTTTTTCACAGTGTCATAGTAGTCCAAAGATTTCTTGTGGGAAGTTTTATACTCTTCCAATTTCTTTTTCCATGGACCGTATTTGCCACGCATCTCTTCAAGGACTTGAACACCGTCACCGTATTGGCAAAGATTCAAGTAGCCTACTGTACGAACCACGAAGGATTCCGGGTTGAAGGCATTTTTAAAGAAGTCCGTGTGCAACGAGAACATGTTACCGGCAGCGCCTTCATAGTCCTCAGACAAGATCTGAGTCCAAGCGCTTTCAGTCATGGCTTGCAACCAAAGCGGGCTGGAACGGTCTACCTTCAGGTAAGACTGGAACGCCTCTTTGTACATGCTTTTTTGGAACTGGATACGAGCCATAGTGATCGCACCCACGTTTCTGATTTGAGATTTCTTGTCGTCTTCGGTCGCTTTCAACAATTTCTCGATGTTGATAACAGCTTCGTCAACTTTATTTTGACGATAGTTGAATAGACCTGAAAGCAACAAAGCCTCTGGATACTTTTTGGATTTTTCATCGATGTACATCAATGCGTCTTCCATCAGACCCAGATTACCGATTGAAGAGTAGTACTTCGCACGAGTGATTTGGTACTCATCGTTTTTAGTCACATCAATTTCGTATTTAGCAACCAAAGGGTCGATCAAAGAGATATCAGTCAACTCCAAAACCTTGATTCCTTCAACCAGGGCTTTCGTTGCTCTTTCTTGCCATTCTTTGTTCTTAGTTTCTTGGGAAACTTTGATCATGTAAGTTCTGAACTCTGTATTCAGACCCATGCCTTTTGCAGTCATCGCATAGTTGTAAAGAGCTTCTAGACGGTGCTCTTTATCATCCATCAGCTCTGCAAACAGACCCATCGCCAACTCATAGTTCTGTTGGATCTCAAGGAAGATCAAAGCTTGAAGTAATTTATAATCATTTGGACCCATTTCATCCATTTTCTGCAACGTCACTTGTGGTTCAGTTGTCGATGGATCTTTAACGGGACTCAACATTTTAACATCCGGGATTTTTGTAAATGCCTCGGGAGTTGTTAAAACTTTTGGAGGATTGACCACAGCAGTGTAAGGCGGAACCTTAATCTGCATTGGATCAATGGAAGGAGATTTTTTGATTTCCTTCACCACCAATTCACGAGAAGCGGGCAGGCGGAGAGGGCTCAACGGAATTGCTTCCACTTGGCGCTCTAAGCCGATATTCAGCTCTGGAATGGCTTTGACTTTGAAAGTTTCCGTTTTCCCTTTAACTACTTTCTTTTGATAGATTTCGTAGGTGGGAACGAGGCTGGATTTCACGCGCAGATTTGCAGCTGCGGGTGCACCCTGATTTTTCACGTTCAGCGCCTTGTGCTGAACTTCCTGTGCGAAAGCGGCACTGCACAGAAGCGGCAGTACCATCATTGCTTTCATTGGCTTTTTCATAAAGACCCCCCGGCCTTGGAAGACGGTAAACTAAATTAATGCCAATAAGTTAAACCGAACATCAACGACGTATCGTTAACCATTTTATCGCCCAATACGCGCGGGCTGCTTACTGTGTATGGCTTTTGCGATTCATTAGCCCATGTGTTGATCAAGTCTGCGCGCAACGCAAAGTGCTCAGAGAAAAAGATCTGCTGGAAAACACCCAGTTTGTAACCGATAGAAGATTTGGCTTCATTACCAGTTGATCTTGCGATCTCATAATTTACGTTACCCAGACCAACCGATACACCCATGTCGAAATAGATGATCGCTTTATCCAGAGCAGACATTTTTGCATAGAACGGAACCCAGATCGCAGAAGCGAAATACGATGATTTCAAGATATTGTGATCGGGCATCGCACCGTTCTGAGTATGGAACTGTTCTGTACTGTCATTTTCAGTCAGGTTCGCGTTGTTGTAAGAAACTTCCACGCCCCAGCGTTCATTGAAGAAGTAACCTACGTCAGCACCCATGATCGTACCTTCACTGAAGGCGTCGTTCACTGGAATACCAGCGCGAGCCGTCAAATAAAAGCGCTCTGCTTTTACATAACGACGGTTTTGTACCACGCCAAAGTCTTCGTCCTTAGCAGCCCAGTACTTGTTTTCTAGTTTTTTGATGTCAAGCTTGTCGCTGCCACGTTGCTCTGGTTGTGCAGATGGTGCAGGCGCTGGCTGTTTTGCTGTTTGTGCAAAAGCTTGAGCTGTCATCAAGATGAAAATTAATAGTGATTTCTTAAACATTTCGGTCCCCCGTCCTAATTGGTACTTTTAAACAAAAATGGATATGTAACTAGCACGCGCGTTCCGCCTTGTGGGGCAGGGAACTTCCATGCGGCTACACGATTCAAAATACAGCCTTCAACAGTTGAGTTCTTCAAAGTTGTATCGCCAATGATCTGTTGTTCAACTTGACCAGTACCACCGATCGTAAATTTAACAGCGACCTTACCGAACAAATCCGGATTCGCACTCAATTGTCTTTCGTAACAGTAAAGAATCTGACCCAATTTGGATTTGATATACTGAGCGATAACCTCACGGTCCAAACCACCCGTAATCTCAGATTCCTCTTCGATCAAACCAACACCGGCATTACCAGTGCCACCAGCGGCCATACCACCCATGCCGGAAGCGTTTTTACCGCCGCCTTTACCATTTGTGGAAATCAACACGCCACTCCCGTTACCTGCAGCACCCCAGTCACGACCAGAGCGTTCGATGTTGCCTACAGCTGCCAAGCCACGACCGGAAGGACCGGAGCCAGCTTTCACACCTTGAGCAAACATAACGTTCGCACTTTTCGCACCTTGTGCTGATACCTTACCAATCAATTTAGAAATACGACCGTCAGAGATCGATTTCATCATGTTGGCAAGTTTGCCTCCGCCACCCGCAGCAGGCGTATCATTTTTCGGAGAAGCGGCAGCCGGAGCTGCAGCAACTTGCTGCTGTTTAGCCGCTTCGGCCTTTTTACGCTTTGGCTTAATTTCTGTTTTAACAATGATCTTTTGCGCGACTTTAGGCTGTTCCACTGCAATCGAGTGAATATCTGTCTTAGGTCCAAACAATGCGGCTGTCACAAACAGGGCAGCGGCACCCAACATCAAGATCACGCCTTTTTTGGAGTCTTCATCCACCAGGGAAGAAGTGTTGAAGCGACCCATAGCCGCTGCATCGTCCATAGAAAGCGTTCTTTGTGATACTTCGACATCACCCAACAACTGACGATGCCATTCCTGAGAAGGCACGCAAGCCACTT contains these protein-coding regions:
- a CDS encoding PilZ domain-containing protein, which produces MAADFQKINIPTIEDKAGGFRRQYPRRVMKRKVGVLCEGSYFIVESGEIGEGGMSIISEFLLNENDEVVVSFQIPQGDFVFLRGVVRSTQKKQGDATVTHGLSFSNINFATKRQIRAFVSARTHSSSQAA
- the rpsT gene encoding 30S ribosomal protein S20; translated protein: MANHKSAAKRARQSIRKTAVNNARKSTVKTAEKKLVKAIEAKDVKALPELLKNFTSQVMKAAKTGVIKKETASRKISRLSTRATAK
- the murJ gene encoding murein biosynthesis integral membrane protein MurJ — its product is MEASGLKEDRKKVFKRAFFMAGGTLTSRVLGLFRDMALAALFDRTVTDAWTAAFRLPNLFRRLFGEGSLSVSFIPVFIDAQAEDASGYRSRNLINAIYTLLLIFLGGMTLWGIISMEPLLKLLLADNYVLDVDKWNLTVRMARIMFGFVFFVCSYAYFMGILNALGSFALPALAPALLNISMLVFTFMPGTWFPEIGDGLAWGVFIGGLLQAVILWWALRERNYLPRFTRKLWNSDVRLVLKNMVPGLLGAGLLQLATLVNLHFASGLGEGALSYIYWADRLLELPLSLVAVSIGTALLPTLSDLAQRKQKEQFQSVLQEHFLMNLYLAWPAAVGLFCLAQPIVEVLFYRGHFSAADAVGTTMVLKIYAISLILVSSVRVLIPAFYAVKNTWVPAVTSLLGLALHITMAPFWIQSLGLQGLVVSSLVAAAAQLIMILGLMGLYSVGMNWWAMAKELAKILVAGLMMAVFAGSMADAVTATSSSLLKTVFLVGVISVCVLVYGYTSMKMKVEQGRFLLDFVKRKKT
- a CDS encoding methyl-accepting chemotaxis protein, with the translated sequence MQSQGISSWFRGIKGRLMFTAILPIIGFAILFGVSTVTVNRYNAMLTVYSNTIVPNLQYMGEMRQARNKFAYQALAAMDADNDTDRAKAITSALEGVEEFKSNYKSYSEAPFLPTEAQMFEPAKVVIGDFYKAMDSILELVKTNDPEKIKEARILLKGPYTKFGGIVRNFNRDVAKLYEDTSEKQELEAKALQKEAANMLIATSVVAGIAIFSILCLLAARMSGAVASIASRLTDASSNVASSVEQLSEASSSLSHSSTEAAASLEETVAALEELTSMVQMNSDNAKQAASLSGSSRQAAEEGETDIKNLITAMTQISQSSRKIEEIISVIDDIAFQTNLLALNAAVEAARAGEQGKGFAVVAEAVRALAQRSAASAKDISSLIKESVSQIERGSEIADQSGTVLANIVNSIKKVSDLNNEIAAASGEQTTGIQQISKAMNQLDQASQSNAASSEEIAATGGEINGLATTAQGLTVELNKLVLGIDKSMIEA
- a CDS encoding methyl-accepting chemotaxis protein encodes the protein MNQTSLSSWFRGIKGKLLFAACLPMVGFAINYVISSSSMNSLGTLLNIANGDTIPNLTAVGEMRQARNKFGYQIFAALAMETEEKRHERIKLAREGIKEFKENMELYKNAPAAPELQETDKKAYAVLDEYLGLLDKVASLADSNKAEDHKQVQDLMDGRLWELGKIMHQMAGSAMKYYDKTAQANSAEAKSTIAKSSTIILMTTGVSCLAIFSILLFIAIRLSKSVGHVASSLSESSAQVASAVEQLNEAGNSLSQSSTEAAASLEETVAALEELTSMVQMNSDNAKQAAGLSATSRQNAEAGENDIKSLITAMTEISQSSRKIEEIISVIDDIAFQTNLLALNAAVEAARAGEQGKGFAVVAEAVRALAQRSASSAKDISSLIKDSVSQIENGSRIADESGAVLSNIVSSIKKVSDLNNEIAAASSEQTTGIQQISKAMNQLDQSSQSNAASAEEIAATSGEINNLATTTQNLTVELGQVIYGTSDIPAMTPTESPVKKSRAATTSKKVIPFKKPVTAMAPPKKSAPAPSTASDMIPFDEESDRKVGTTDGF
- a CDS encoding methyl-accepting chemotaxis protein, whose product is MNDAFFSSWFRGIKGKLLFAAVLPVIGFTIIFVIAFSSMKAINAMLTKANTETTPNLIEIGEMRQARNKFNYLALAAIYAQDAQERKAHIEEARTTIPEYFEAYGNYTKLPSPKEIEATDNAGDKAAPLYRAALEEIVALLDKNTAESDKAALALLHGRAKENANILKAMTSAAVKYFESQSVSDSKTAEMKMSQATTIIVATTTATCLVVFSLLIFIAVRLSKTVGSVAHRLTESSHQVSAAVVQLNSAGNNLSQSSTESAASLEETVAALEELTSMVQMNSDNAKQAASLAATSRQSAESGENDIKNLITAMTEISQSSKKIEEIISVIDDIAFQTNLLALNAAVEAARAGEQGKGFAVVAEAVRALAQRSASSAKDISTLIKDSVSQIDRGSDIADKSGTVLSNIVSSIKKVSDLNNEIAAASSEQTTGIQQISKAMNQLDQSSQSNAASAEEIAATSGEISNLATTTQTLTVELTEVVMGKGQFTEEIHEPKKVMKAKPTQKAHTAKVIAMKKPPVKSGPVKATKATPAADMIPFDEDDARKVGTTDGF
- a CDS encoding outer membrane beta-barrel domain-containing protein — its product is MFKKSLLIFILMTAQAFAQTAKQPAPAPSAQPEQRGSDKLDIKKLENKYWAAKDEDFGVVQNRRYVKAERFYLTARAGIPVNDAFSEGTIMGADVGYFFNERWGVEVSYNNANLTENDSTEQFHTQNGAMPDHNILKSSYFASAIWVPFYAKMSALDKAIIYFDMGVSVGLGNVNYEIARSTGNEAKSSIGYKLGVFQQIFFSEHFALRADLINTWANESQKPYTVSSPRVLGDKMVNDTSLMFGLTYWH
- a CDS encoding AgmX/PglI C-terminal domain-containing protein, which encodes MLTLIVRQSLKDGTAKTWKLRPTNETQTFGSSRLADIISISPKTKGIQGVFEYRNGQWFYVDMDMATSSGLKQSPAIALNKDTTVTLDECTLQFDPIKKDVDLYARLDKAGRDESVGKKFQLFMVKQHGRVLQTKIQPLNKAFKPDFSNTKVACVPSQEWHRQLLGDVEVSQRTLSMDDAAAMGRFNTSSLVDEDSKKGVILMLGAAALFVTAALFGPKTDIHSIAVEQPKVAQKIIVKTEIKPKRKKAEAAKQQQVAAAPAAASPKNDTPAAGGGGKLANMMKSISDGRISKLIGKVSAQGAKSANVMFAQGVKAGSGPSGRGLAAVGNIERSGRDWGAAGNGSGVLISTNGKGGGKNASGMGGMAAGGTGNAGVGLIEEESEITGGLDREVIAQYIKSKLGQILYCYERQLSANPDLFGKVAVKFTIGGTGQVEQQIIGDTTLKNSTVEGCILNRVAAWKFPAPQGGTRVLVTYPFLFKSTN